The sequence below is a genomic window from Acanthochromis polyacanthus isolate Apoly-LR-REF ecotype Palm Island chromosome 14, KAUST_Apoly_ChrSc, whole genome shotgun sequence.
TATGCCATACACACCCCTGCTCGAAAAGGAGCAGGCTGAAGAAAATCTTATTTTCTGCCCCTTATCAACTAAAGATAGCCTTGCTGGATGACTCACACAACTAAGTAAACATATTCAAACAATCCACACAAAGTACATTCtaagataataaaaaaagaaaacataaataaacaaaattacccTTCCACAAAATTccatgaaatacaaaaaaacaacatattcatATAATAAAGAAAGTTCTTGTATTGTGTGTggttttttctatatttgggtcttgTGGGGTTAAAACCTATTCAAAccgattaaaaaaaacagctagcTTGTTTGTCTCTTGAACAGGTCGTTACTGTAAATGAGAACCAGTTCTCAATTAACTTACCaagtaaaataaaggttaaacaaaatataataaacgaTCATTTACGGCACAGAATACGTAAATCATTTTTTGCCACAACATAGCTTCTCCTTCAAGCTAAAACTTAGCGCCTTTAAGTTGCCTGCTAACTTTAGCGTTAGCTCATTAGCTTCCGGTTGGATTTAAACgagaagctaacattgaaaacatgCTAATATTTACCAAACAGTTCTCATGAGCGGTGACTTCGTCTTTAGTCGACAAGGCTCCGGTTATCTCCGTCTCTTCGGACCGCTGGCAAAATGCGCAAAACGTTTTGCTACTACGACGCATTTTTACCTCCCGTTTACctaaaatgaacagtttttaaGTAAACGGAGATACCCACTTCACGTGTCTACGTTAATtcaaagctgcagctgcagttTCAGGCACCGTAACCCCGCCCATTTTTGTAGTCCCTGGTTGCCATAATCTGTCAGAAATATCCCCCGCATCGAGCTCAAGAAAAGATAATTTGGGTGATCTTCTCTTACCTCATAGTATTTTACCTGCAACTTTCCTCAGAGATCTTCAGGCAGCTGGGTGTAGTTTCTCAGACATCGTTTGTGTATGGGAGCATAGCCTAACATAGACATCACATAAACattctcagaaataaaacagaaaaacatatcTCATGTCAGACACTACATGTTACTGAAGAAGAGGAAGCATACATCAGATAAAACATGGGCAAGAAGACTAAAAATCCCTTTAACAATGATTTATTTCGTTTATTATCTATTATCTAATTTAGTTATAAAATATAAGAATGACAATTTTATGTACAATTCCAGAATGTGATTTTTATTCGTGGTATGGCACAGGGCAAATGTCTAAGCATGCtcatgtatgtatatatgatTAGAAAGCCTATTTTTTCTGAACTTTGAGGGATTGAGGGCTCTTAAACAGTCCAGTAATGACTGATCCTGTGTAATTATGAAAATGCATGCTTGAAATGTattaatctgttttattttggtgcCCTCTTGGATGTATGCAGTGACCTAAATGCGTATTTTGTTGCCCTGTTTTTATactaaaatctatttttttcatatttcagttcTGGAATACTGCATGTGACAgtattataataaaataatatcacaAATATGTACTtgtatttttaagcattttctttcatgagactttatattcagttttttcatctgctttattttgccTTTTGGAAAGATTTCCTGCTCAaacttttctgaaatttggTCACTCGAGTCCCcaaaatctgtaattttgaGTTTCTATTggtaaaatgcaacatttcactCAAAAGACAGTATCCGTTTATATTTGTAATGGCATTTTCATGTCAGGGTAGCAGTAAGTATAAAAGCTACgcttaaaaaacaaacctgGCAACCCAGTTGAAtacattcagtttcatttcCGGTTTTCCTTACGTTGTCCCTCTATTAGAGTTCGGGAATGTGACGTCACGTCGCAAAGCATCTTGGGATTTGTGGCGGGTTTACTGGCGGCTTCCTTAAAACCTGCACATTTGTACATGTTTTTAGCGCGCAAACTTTCTGGCCATCAGCAACAATGGGGCGCAGATGTTGTGTGGTGGGTTGCGACAGTAAGTCTCACCACTGGTCTGGTAGAAAATTGTCCAACggactgaaatatttcagttttcccGCTTGGAAAAGGCATCAGGGGAGCGCAATCTCGGTAATGACAAAGAGACGCCGAATGGCTTGGATTGCTCCCATTAAACGAAAGTCAGTCTCTTTCGATAATATTCCCAAGACGATGTTCGTTTGTTCCAGGCATTTCCATAAGGGTGAGTTGCCTTTTTATTATCACCGTTATAATTTAATATAAGAATAAGTTCTCATGCAGACCGTCTTTGGCTCCTAGCTGATTCAAAACCGTGTTGTAGCCTTTGCTaggtttgttgttgtcattttgctcaCTTCCTACACTACAGTTTGAGGAGGCTACATACTAATGATTTACAGCTCTGCTGATGCAACCAGGGCCTTGGGATTGCAAGCAGTTCAACTACTATGCAGTAACTTTTCGTTCCCTTCCAGGCAAACCAGCTTACGAGATCTCAGACTGTGATCCAGACTGGGTTCCAACCCTTCATCTGGGATACACAAAAACCTCTGCAGAAAGTAGTAGTGCAGACCGGTATAAACGCAGACTCCAAAGACATCAGACTACTAAAGAACTTGGTCCTCCTTCAGCTACTGATCCTGCCACTGAGTCACCAATGCCTGTTGAGCCATCCTCAAATGCTACATCTTCTCCACACTGCAAGACCTTGACTTCAGAACTTGATTTTAATCggtaagaaaaaatgtttttcacctGACATCTTTGCACCTCACAtcaagaaaaaggaaaataattaaTTGCACTTTACATATGAAAAAGTACATGCTAAATAATTTTAATATAAATGCCAATTATATATCTTGTGATTTGTTTACTGGGAAAGTCAAAATTGTATAAAATGCCAATTATATACATAGGATGGTATGAATGTGATGTCATCATGTAGGATCGGCATGTCAGTTAGCATTCCCGTTGAGATATAAGTACACTGTGCTATATAGTAATTTTAAATcttacaaatttttttttttttacagcagagaTTTTGGACCAACACTGCCGTCTTCATCGCTTCCATCTTCTCCACCTGCTCCTTCACCTGCATCTTCTCCTTGTGCTttttgcacaaagacacagtttGAAATGGACAACTTAAGAGAGGAGAACAGAAAACTGAAGAAGCAGCTGGCCAAACATAAAATGGATGAACAATTTCTTAAAAGTAGTGAAACTAAGGTGAAATACTACACTGGTTTACActgtttcagtgtgtttatgGGTATTCTGGCACAGATACTACCATGTCTTCCATCACGTCGTAAACTCTCACCTTTTCAAATGTTGCTTCTTACTCTGATGTGTCTCAGACTCAACTTGCCCATTCAGAATTTAGCTTATTTGTTTGACGTTGATTGTAAAACTATCTCCGACACATTCAGAGACACAATTTCTGTTATGTACACACACCTAAAGCCACTAGTACACTGGCCAGAGAGACATTGTTTGCGGGAGACCATGCCACACCAATTTGTGGAGGCTTTTGGTAGTCGTGTGGCCGTTATAGACTGTTTCGAAATTGGAATTGAGAGAGCATCTAATGTAAAAGCTAATGCACAGACTTTTTCACactataaacacaaacacacactcaaatATCTCATTGGCATAACACCACAGGGGGCTGTTTCTTTCATCTCAACAGGGTGGGGGGGCAGTGTAAGTGATAAAGAGCTAACAGAAGACTGTGGCATTTTAAATAGATTACTACCTGGCGATTTAGTTTTGGCCGACCGTGGGTTTGATATCGCAGATAGTGTTGCACTGGTATGTGCTGAAGTCCAAGCACCTGCTTTCACCTGCGGCCGTAGTCAGCTTGATGCCATTGACATGGAGGAGACCAGAGAGCTTGCACACCTCAGAGTCCACGTGGAGAGAGTAATCGGAGTTGTTTGTCCAAAATATTCTTTACTTAGTTCTACTGTACCTGTGAACCTGGTGGTTCGTTGTGAAGGTGAGGACCGAGTTCTTCTCGACAaaattgtttgtgtgtgttgtgcctTAACTAATACATGCCCAAGTGTTGCTGTGAAATTGTAAGGAGTGGTCATGTGTTAACTATTTGCTTATTATGAATATCGAGTCCTTTTTCTATTCAGATAAGCTTGATGTATGCAATatcctaattttttttcttttcaacatgTTCATAACTCAATTGATGCACTATCagcaaaaatgtacataaatgtgttttttaaaaccaGTCAGTTCAAAATATGTAATGCACTGAAGAGAAATCACAAGTTGTACTGTTttctaataaacattttattttgttcataatcattttctgttgtattCTGTCAAAATGCATTGTAGTGCTAAACGTTCAAGTGCTCTCACTGACAATAGGAAATACGGAATTGAAGAGCATAGAACAGTCTGGTTAATTTAAATCAGAGTTGAAACAGAAGTTTGCACCCCTAGCTGTGTTTGCAGTCTGGACAGAACCATTCTTCACTAGTTGAAGGCGCCTTTCTAAGCCCCACACATCGATAATGGAACCACtggattttacagttttcattgTCACATGCAACCATGTCATCCAGTGACTCCGGGCCTTGGCACAAGCACCATACTTTAGCAGCAGTCTCtcgtttccttttctttctggtGTTTGTGTTCAATACTTGTGTGATGTCCTTCAGAGGTTGCTGTTCATGTGCTGCGCTGTGTGCTTTCGTAAAATAACAGGCAACTAGCTCTGGCAGACAGACTTTTTGGAAGAAGTTCTGTGCTTTCACCAAAATGTTTCTCCAGTGGGTGTGATCAGGGAACagtccaacaacaacaaagtctTTTAAAGTCCACACTACCAAGTCACAATACTCAGATTTTGTGACATGGATTTGGGTTTGAATCTGGCTGTAGTAAGGATGTCCATGCTTTAGTGCTACAATACCATCTGTTAAACTGAGACAAAACTGTCTGTCTTCTTTACAAGCTTGCTGGATTGATTCATTTCTGTACAAAATTGGACACTTTATCTCCAGAGAGCCTTTGCCACAGCAAGAGCAGTCAATGAGGCCGTCTGGTGATGCTCCAACTTCTGCAAAGGATGGGTTGATAATAAATCCACACTGCTGAACTCTGAAATTGATATGCTTTGGCCCAACATTACAGAGGTACACCTGTCTTGCTGTGTCTTCATGATCAACTCCCCATTTGGTGGCTGgcgtgtgtgcttttttttgagGGTGACAAACTCTGTTGATGGTGGAAATTGCTGATGTGGAGAGGTTTGATGAAATAACAACATGGATATTAGAAGCAGTTATTCTTCCAGCTCTCAATGAATACCAAGATTTACAGAGATGTTGAAGTCTGGTTTTGCCTTCTATCAAGGCTGCCTGACTCTCTGATGCTGCTGTCATGGGTACGAGCCCTTCACAATGCTGCTTGAGCACTGATAACTCACAGTCTTCCTTACTTGTATCTCTTAGACACAGCAAAGATTTTGGTTGCATTTGTGGTTGGACAGGGTCTACATCTTGTTCATAGTAGTCTTCCATCCCACTCAAACAAACAGCTTTGGTGTCAGAGTTCAAGATGGCAAGGAGAGGCTGAAGGTCTAAAAGTGTGGGGCTGTGCTTACAAGGATGGACTGTGCCAGCATGTGTGCGAATTCCAGGCATCTTAACTCCTCCAACACTATCAtcaaattgtctttttttagctGCAGCAGTAGAAAAGTCTATCTTGTGAGCTACCTCTCTATGAATCTTTTGCACATTACCAGGCATTACCCATTATGCTGGAACATCAGTGACAGTCTTGGTTCCTCTAATCCTCACGGCCGCCTCCAGTTTAAACAGTAGTGCTCCCATATGCGTACATGATTCAGCAATGCCAGCCATGCAAGTGCAGTGTGCACAGTCCACTTGGCCACTGGAGCTGATGATGACCCATGGCTGCAGCGGTGGTTCATTCATCCTTTGTGAatgtaaaaccaacaaaatggacaaacacaaagtagtttaaaaaacagtttaaagtaGCACAGTTAAACTAGCATAGATTGTTTTATAAAAACCAATTATCTCAATTTAGAaatcaaaaaagtcaaaaactgttaaagctaggcgtgtgtgactgtgtggcATAACATCAAACGAGCATGCTGAGAGGTGTTGATGCTTACCTTCAAACGaattaaagttttttctttgttcacGCGGAAAATCTGTAAATCCTGGACCCATCCGCTGGTGAATAGTTGGTGAGCTTTTAACGATTTATAACTTTTAAACTGTTGAGCTGTGTAGACACTTGTTCCACAAACCAGATAGGCGAAAATATCTGGGAAAGTGATGTTAGGCAGAAGGTCATAGTCACTGGACCAGCTTTGGTGCTCGTATGGATCTATCCCACCAATTAATCCAATTTTTTCCATGTATCTTTGCTTGGCTTCGTTGTTCAGTTTTTCCCTGTAGATAATAGGGCATTTGCCTCTCTTTCGGTCCATTTTTTGGACATAAACGATCTATTCCACGGACGACGCTGTTCGGCTGTTTACATTTCCAGGCCACAAACATGGCGGGCGCATCCCATAATCCACCGCGGTATGACGTCCGTTCCCGAACGCTATCTCTGAGAGGCCTCATTTGCTTGTCTTCGTAAAATCTGTGCACATAAATCAGgcatgaactaaccgtgacgtcacccgttggtttcaacgccgagaaaatgaagcccggattttgctacttcctggtcgccattttggattttttggagccagtgacgtaaaaagcgtcatcaaacaggctggaccagagagcaactaggagcaggattggctgaagactctcttatcccgcccacattttaccgcagaggcttctgttgctgtctatcaagtgtagccacgccccctggctccgccaactttaacgatttatttaaaattcagtattgatttattttaagatcggccacctgatctctcattttgaccatgaaaactaacgggaaaaaaatcctgagctgtagaacatcagtctatcaagttttattttttccaaaaatgaatgggggtctatggagaaaaagctttttggagccaaccctagcagacggcgtgatattgcaagtttttgacacttccgagtgggcttcaattttggagccagatgctacatccatctttatatacagtctatgacaTAAATGCATCAGAGGATTcagtaaaacaaaagaaacaacacaaaggagTTGTAAATTAGAAACAGCGAGCAGTGAGACTGTGACTCAATTATCACaagtccatccattctctatacatcgctttatcctcactagggtcatggggggtgctggagtctatcccagctgactcaggtgaaggcaggggacaccctggacaggtcaccagtctgtcacagggctacatatacagacacacaatcacactcacattcacacctacggacaatttagaataaccaattaacctcagcatgtttttggactgtgggaggaagccggagtacccggagaaaacccacgcatgcacagggagaacatgcagactacatgcagaaagatcccaggccgagatttgaaccaggatcttcttgctgcaaggccaaagtgctaaccacttattccactgtgcagcccttatcGCAAGTCGTTTACGTAAAAAACTTTGACAAGTCACAAAGTAGTGACATCACCATACTTACTGTACAATATAGCATCTCCATTAACAAACATTTCATGACAGACGGATATTAATGAACAATATCTACATTCAGAACACGATCCCTCTGCAGGGAATAAGTTAGCGCTATACAGTGATCTCTGATTATTCACACTGAGAGACATCTGTAAACTGTAGCATAGTATGTGAAGACCCATAAAGAGTTAGACCACGAGGCCGTCGGAGACATGAAGGGACACAAAGTTTGGACAGGTGGCAGATCAGGTTCCTAACAGCAGGTTgacgacagacagacaaacaggaggagagtaaaaatacagcaaGGAAATTACAAGTAACTGAACATATGTGGGTGTTTCctgcaaataaataaacctgTAAAGGGAgaaaagcagaggaaaacatCTCAGAAAACATTCAGTTGAGCTAAACAAGCCGTACATATTCATCTCTGTCCCTCTTTTTTATGTACAGtaacagctgaaaaacaaatttctgGGTAAATTAGCACAGATGAACACACACAGCCGTCATTGACACACGATCGCTGATATTAACCCgctgaacacaaacagatgcatcAACTGAGATCAGTCCTGCTGGCCCATTCATACATCTATTACAATACGATCGTCTGTcttcataaaaataaacagacacGTTTGTGACTAGAGGAGGATCCCTCGACTATCCTGTGAAACTACTTCATGTAACGTGTACATCTGTTATGCATCAGCAGCTAAACGTGCCATTGTCTTTGTCTAGGGTGCTTGTGCGTgataaaaataatggaaaaatacaGCCTTCTGTGGAAAATATTCGTATGATGTTGGCAATACAGCACAGAGAGCGACGTGACGCGAGCGTTCAGGATGACAGAGAAAGTGCAGAAGAGTTCAGGGTTTGATGTCAGAGAAGCTTGTGTAGGTTTCACTGCAGCTGGATGATGTGCTGAGGTTTCCAGAGCCGCTGCCTTCTGTCGGAAACACAAGATTACCTTCATATGTAAGAATTGTGCTTTAGTGACTCACACACTTTATTTAGGATCGTTTGTCTGAATACCTGAGCTGGTGAGAGACTGACAAGACTTGGACTTCCCGATGAGGGTGATGAGATGAGCAGCAGCGATCCAGCCCTCCttagatgtgttcaggtttcgTACAAACCTAGACACAGAAGTGCCGTTAAACCAGCTCTGCTGTtagttttacttaaaaatggacgGCAGTAAACTGTGACGTGCTCACCATTGTGCGTCGTCGCCCTCCTTGACCAGCTGCACCATGTCTCCACTCTTTACTGAGAGCTCTTCACCTTTCTCATAGTCGACCATCACTGTGTATTTACCAGCACTCTGTTCACAGTCAAGACAAGAAACAGGGAAGGATGAACAGGAATCAGAATATTATTTTGTCTTGCAAAGAAAGtccttgttctgttttcagctaAGAAATGTTTGATGTAAaaagctaaaagaaaaacaaacaaatgagtcTTGCGAGGCCTACAGACTGAACTTTCCGGAAACCAAGGACTATTGAGTGATGAACAGTTTTAATGTGATATCTATGGTTTTCCCTGAAATGTTTCTGGTTACAAACGGAGTCACGTCGATCATATGAGGCAGCAATCATCAGTAGTGGACACGAGCAAGAAGAGCAATTACAGGCAATTAAAACTAACATCCACACAACATTTCTAAATATCAATATGGGGCAAATTGCTGATAAAAAGTCTAAACAGAGCACTCATTAAATTGGTAGAGGTTAACAATCTGCAGCATGTTTCGAACATGGCTGTGGAGAGTAAACTAAACCTCAACTGGAAGGGAACGGGTTAAGCCAGTGTGAATCTGACTCCGGGATGAGTCTTCTGAGGGAACGACTTGTGGGATGCCTCTGCCTCGAGtcacaggaagaaagaaagactgAAGCAAagtcaaagcaacaaaagtggAAGAACAACAAGAGCAAATCCTGTTTAAGGGCAaagtttcatgtgtttttctgatcTTATGATATTCCTACGACACCAAACAAACTCATGGGAAATGAGGACACATTCACCTTCCTGCTCTATCGTTTCTTGAGGACTCTGTGATGCAGAGATGCTCACTTCATGGTTTTGTGGGCAAACACAAAGGATGTTTTTGTACCTGAATCCGAGTCTTTGTGCTCACATATCACGACGTTTTGCTGATCGTTCCAGCTCAGTGGTCGGTACATTTGGACCGGTGAGATCAAACCAGACGTCAGAGGAAGGTTTAGTTGGAATGAATTCCTTCATGGTGTCAGAAACGTTCCGTCTGCGCTTCATGTCTTATTTCCTTCCGTTTCATTCTCCGCTGCAGATTTACAAAAGTCACCTGAAGGAAGGAAAACATTACTGAAGCTCAGAAATCTGTAggtgaataaaaaaaagctggacacatgttctgtgtttttgctgttcaGCTTCAttctacagggtgacccaaaagtttaactgcagtgtctatttgagttgggggtgcatgaattcactcttatttaataaaataacttaaaagcatagtatttgcagAGTACAATAACtcagaagaaaatgaatagaagcataaggtccaggtatgaTAGAGCAGAACTTCTAAATGCAGCCATCactgtcagatttcaaaactctggATGGTGAAGTATctgacagcttttatttttttaaacatccaaaagtactatgaggcaacatttactggccagtttgaggaaccttcataagcatgaatgaagatacattccagaagataccagtgtagaaacaaagaacaagaaacaaacatgaacatgtggaaatatgtttgttttacactaatccgttactcttctgaatatatctatggtactgatttattgaaataacattatattatttggattatagacttttcatttgtttccaaacttttgggtcaccctgtagaaCATGCGCCTGAGGACAGTCTGCATCCTGCATCGGTCAGGAAGTCACATCTGTAGGTTTGTCTGCACTGAGAGCAGTTTGTCTTCTCTGAGCTTCACAGCAGCCAGCCGTGACTGCTCACATAACTGACTTCACAATGAGCTTTTTAAATTCTCATTGTCTGCTCAGCTGAATTCTGTTTGGATGTGAAAAAGCATTCAGCTGCCAAAACGCTGCCTTCTGACAGAGAATAAGGAAATAAGAAAGGGTTTCTAAACAtattcctcctctcttctcttctaCCTTCAATGCcttccttttttctgtctttgtctcgTCACTCCCTCTACCTTCTCACCAAACCCAGCCACCTCCTGCTTTACTGCATTCCagctctagcctagccgcgctagacaacccacggcaacaaatttaattctctgccagggtgggtctagttaccctccataaggctcgaggctggattctcctaaaactggccggaccaatcaccatgaagtgtagagtcagaaggcgggcgtaacgaagtgacgacagaggcgtgacgattctgacagaaacaaccggcgcacaataaacagttatctttggactcggctttggccacagcccttaaagatttgaagctaaaattcaacttgaaagataaacaaaggacggcactgaagtgtttcattgagaagaaagacgtatttggacttatgccgacgggatatggcaaatccttaatataccagttggctccgctggttgggaagctaatgggacttagccacaatccaccggcgctctcggaactacgtcagcctattcgttgcgctgattggttgtaaacctacccaattgctgcagagagatttgaaagacaaccttttagcccgcctccctccctgtcgaccgttcctagacccttgtgccgtcagaaacatgggtgtagcgtggctaggctattcCAGCTCCTGTTTGTAGCTCCAAACCAAACAGCGTCTCTCTGACACACAGCCAGCTTCAAACCAAGTCACATGAGAATTTCTGAATGAAGCCTGTTTATACAGGCTTCATTCAGAAAAACGTTTATCCTGGAGGTGGTGACAAGCACAGCAGCTGTTTAAGAGAGACTACACAACCTGTAATGCAGCACAGTTTTCTCCTTACAAATGCACTAAATCACATGGTTCCCCAGCAGCTTGTTGTGCTGAATGCTGGATACTGCCAGCTAATGATGGGGAACTTTAGATCACGAGCTGCCAATTCATTCCTTTACTTCAGCATctatttctgtgtcaaaactgaacacaaaatgattcaatgagacacaaaattatcagaaaatgaaacaaaatgatgacaaacacacaaaatgaccacaatacacctaaaattaccacaaacagactgaaaacagccaGAAAGGGGcgcaaaatgaagacaaaaagtCCTAAAATGCCCACAAAGCAGTCTGAAAaggaccaaaaaagaaacaaaatgagcacaaagacaaacaaaacaaccacaaaaagacgcagcacgaccacagaaaaacacaaaatgactcagtgagacagataattacacaattacacaatcagataaagacacaaaacgacaaaagacacgcaaaataaccacaattcattgcaaaatgaccacaaaaacacctaaaattaccacaaacagactgaacagGGAcacaaaaatgcccaaaatagGCACAAAACGGACTGAAAATTACCCcaaaagaaacagaatgagcaggtcatgtgatttggaattaacacacttcctggagaagtggaacttagtggaaagagatttaatttgttattttccatataaaatgtgatatattgccataaaagaaatatctgtcctGATTATCTGAACtcaagaacacaatccaaactgtttgtgaatcagctcattttattattgtttagctgattagaaggtggttggtgttaaattcagacgttatttagatgatattttagtgatttcCAGTTGTTTTGTATGAATGACTGATTGTTTCAATAATacataattatggaatttgcaaagacatgatcataatgaacataaaaacattatttttcttacttttaatgaaaatgtatgcagatatatccaTGGACTTCAGAAGCCCCTCAGTTACATCCTCTAATATACTCTGGGAAGCCACAGCACTCTACCACTCATTAAGGAACTGATCATCTCACTACAATGTAAAGTTCTCCCGTGAATCGTGTTGTTCTCCACCACACAGGAACAACCAGGAGCTCAGGGCTTCTGATCAGACATCCACATGATGTGAAGGAAAGGATCCAGTGTCAAACATTAAAGACGCTGCAgagttttttttggtggaacatcGTCCCTTATACTGAGGCAGAGCCAGCTGGAGAAACACTATCAAGCATGAGCAGTTGGCCgcacaacaagaaaacaaacccGCAAGCGAGAAAAGTTTCTTAGCTCATGATCTGATTTCCATTCCACTGAGGAAGCG
It includes:
- the LOC110956967 gene encoding uncharacterized protein LOC110956967, yielding MGRRCCVVGCDSKSHHWSGRKLSNGLKYFSFPAWKRHQGSAISVMTKRRRMAWIAPIKRKSVSFDNIPKTMFVCSRHFHKGKPAYEISDCDPDWVPTLHLGYTKTSAESSSADRYKRRLQRHQTTKELGPPSATDPATESPMPVEPSSNATSSPHCKTLTSELDFNRRDFGPTLPSSSLPSSPPAPSPASSPCAFCTKTQFEMDNLREENRKLKKQLAKHKMDEQFLKSSETKVKYYTGLHCFSVFMGILAQILPCLPSRRKLSPFQMLLLTLMCLRLNLPIQNLAYLFDVDCKTISDTFRDTISVMYTHLKPLVHWPERHCLRETMPHQFVEAFGSRVAVIDCFEIGIERASNVKANAQTFSHYKHKHTLKYLIGITPQGAVSFISTGWGGSVSDKELTEDCGILNRLLPGDLVLADRGFDIADSVALVCAEVQAPAFTCGRSQLDAIDMEETRELAHLRVHVERVIGVVCPKYSLLSSTVPVNLVVRCEGEDRVLLDKIVCVCCALTNTCPSVAVKL
- the LOC127537003 gene encoding uncharacterized protein LOC127537003 → MPGNVQKIHREVAHKIDFSTAAAKKRQFDDSVGGVKMPGIRTHAGTVHPCKHSPTLLDLQPLLAILNSDTKAVCLSGMEDYYEQDVDPVQPQMQPKSLLCLRDTSKEDCELSVLKQHCEGLVPMTAASESQAALIEGKTRLQHLCKSWYSLRAGRITASNIHVVISSNLSTSAISTINRVCHPQKKAHTPATKWGVDHEDTARQVYLCNVGPKHINFRVQQCGFIINPSFAEVGASPDGLIDCSCCGKGSLEIKCPILYRNESIQQACKEDRQFCLSLTDGIVALKHGHPYYSQIQTQIHVTKSEYCDLVVWTLKDFVVVGLFPDHTHWRNILVKAQNFFQKVCLPELVACYFTKAHSAAHEQQPLKDITQVLNTNTRKKRKRETAAKVWCLCQGPESLDDMVACDNENCKIQWFHYRCVGLRKAPSTSEEWFCPDCKHS